AACGTTATTCCATGACTTGATGCATAAGGAAATAGAAGTATATGTGGACGACATGATTGTTAAGTCTCGAGATGAGTATAGCCATATGATGAacttaaggaagctatttaaaaGGCTACGAAAATGTCAACTGAAATTAAATCCAGAAAAATGTACATTCGAAGCTTCTTCAGgaaaattgttgggatttatcgtaagtgagaaagggattgaagtagacccagataaaataaaagctattcgagaaatgcctagtcccaaaaccgaaaaagaagtcaggagtttcctaggccaATTGAACTACATAGCTCGATTTATATCTCAGTTGACTGCTACTTGTGAGCCCATATTTAAGCTGCTGAAGAAGGATAACCCCGAAAAATGGAGTGAAGAATATCAGAaagcttttgagaaaataaaagaatatctatTGAACCCTCCAGTTTTGGTTCCCCCTGTACCTGGAAGGCCTCTTATATTGTACTTAGTAGTATCAGAGAATTCCATAGGGTGTGTGTTAGGACAACACGATGAGTCTGGAAGAAAGGAGCGCGCCATCTATTATTTAAGCAAAAAATTCACGGAATACGAATCTAGGTATTCTAACCTGGAGAAGATGTGTTGCGCTTTGGTGTGGGTGGTTAGTAGATTAAGGCAATACACGCTATATTACACAACATGGCTGATTTCTAAAATAGATCCGATTAAGTATGTTTTCGAGAAACCTGCAGTAATAGGACGGATGGCTCGTTGGCAAATGCTGTTGACTGAATATGATATTACATATGTGACGAGAAAAGCCATCAAAGGGAGCATTATAGCAGAATATTTGGCTGATAGGGCCGTTAATGATTACCAATCCATGGAGTTTGACTTCTCagatcaagatattgattcaattgatcaagaaaaggaaGGTAATGTTGGGTGGATGATGTTATTTGATGGGGTAACCAACGTATGGGGGCATGGAATAGGGGCTGTACTCGTATCACCAGAGGGTAAATATTACCCAGTCACAGCCAAACTCACCTTTCCGTGTACCAATAATATAGCTGAGTATGAAGCGTGCGTATTGGGCTTACAGGCGGCTATTGACCGAGgcattaaaaaattgattgtaaAAGGAGATTCCGCTTTAGTAATTTATCAGTTGACTGGAAAGTGGGAAACCCGGGATTCCAAATTAATACCATATCAGGAGTTCATTCAGGAAATGATGCAGGAATTCGATGCTATCAGTTTTTCGCATTTACAAAGAGAGAGTAACTTAATCCCTGATGCGCTAGCAACATTGGCGGCTTTATTTAAGGTTGAGTCCGGAATAGAGATTGAACCCATTCGAATAAGGATGCATAGGGAACCTGCATATTGTATAATGACGAAAGATGCCGATGGGAAGCCATGGTTTcatgatatcaaaacatacattcaaTGGAAGGAGTATCCCATAGGAGCCTCTAATAATGACCGAAAGACAATTCGGAGGCTAGCTATGGGATTCTTCTTAGATGGGGAGATATTGTATAAAAGGAACCATGATATGACCCTCCTACGGTGCGTGGAGTTGCAAGAGGCAAGACAAATCATACAGGAAGTACACGACGGCGTTTGTGGGACCCATGCGAGGGGTCACTCTTGGCCCGAAAAATCCTTAGGAGTGGATACTATTGGATAACCATGGAACGAGATTGTATAGAATATGTTCGAAAGTGCCATAAGTGTCAAATCTATGGAGGTCGCATACAAGTCCCACCCACTCAACTCCAGGTTTTATCTGTACCTTGGCCTTTCTCAGCATGGGGCATGAATGTGATTGGACCGATAACCCCGAAGGCCAGTAATGGACATCGATTCATTTTCGTGGCCATTGACTACCTCACAAAATGGGTAGAAGCAGCATCATACTCTAATGTCACTCAAAATGTAATCAATCATTTTATCAGGAGAGAATTAATTTGCAGGTATGGGATCCCAGAAAGGATAATATCAGACAATGCCAAAAACTTGAACAACGAGGTCATGACAAAATTGTGCAGTCAGTTCAAGGTCAAGCATTATAATTCAGCCCCCTATCGACCTCAAATGAATGGAGCAGTGGAAGCAGCCAATAAGAACATCAAGAGCATCTTGGAAAAAATGACAGAGACCTATAGAGATTGGCATGAGAAGTTACCTTTCACTTTATTGGCCTATCGAACCACTGTTCGAACATCTACATGGGctacccctttctctttggtGTACGGAATGGAGGCCGTAATTCCGATAGAAGTTAAGATTCCATCGTAACGAGTCTTAAAAGAAGCAGAGTTAACCGAAGCAGAATGGGTGCAATCTAGATATGACCAGTTGAAtctaattgaagaaaaaagattgacagctatagttcatggttagttataccaaaggagaatgatgagagcTTTTAACAAGAAAGTGCGTATTCGACGGTTTCAAGAAGGAGATCTAgtcttgaaaaagattttaccaattcataatgacccccgaggtaagtggaccccaaattatgaagggccgtatgtggtaaagaaagcattttcaggaggtgccCTATTGTTATCAGACATGGATGGGACCGATCTGGTGCACCCCACAAACTCAAAtgcggtaaagaaatatttttcttagaaacccTGTAAACTCTCAAGGAAATTCAATAAGATGACGATTTGCTTCATAAATCTAATGATTGTtcattattcatgttttgatcaaatgatagatggccatcgttGGCCGATCTGCTTTCCTATAAAAGAGCCAAATAACGATTTACCATTtgataaccaaattgagcctaaatgataaaccagtattttttcaaaagtcagtttaCAAAATTTAACCTGGGTATGGGTTCTTTAGGGTCtagcaagtcatatgagacaacaattggctactcaaaatgatggcaggccatctttctgctacccaaaagaaacaaaaagagatcccttgcaagcccttcttgagcctagaaaatttaatttttgattaaaCCATCAAAGAatcacaccccacattggggcaatttcaaaggattagtcccaaatgaagtccaaacaaaatgaccgaatcccttcatgaaagagaaaaacaaaagggagcagcaAAAACaaatggaaaaagaagaaaagagaacgataataagggacatactacgcatgtgattTTTGACCAAGTTGCCCTTGATGAAAGtgctgattttgagccttatttaactctttctttctttaactcgtacccctagcctatattacagtccaaataaaagacctgaccagattggtatacattgttgtctctaatgatttgtcagacttaaTGATTGAGTTTGacctacgtaatgacctgatcctgaaaaggtacgtaggcagcttgtttaaaggacaagttcggtcaaagCCAAAACAAAGTGCCTCAACTTAAACTGGGGCAGAAAATGTCATTATGGGTTGGGATTTTTGAGCCATAGTTTCCCTCTTCTTCAGAAAACCTATATCcccaagcctacgtttcgtcccgagtcttaaagaccatcttgagatcaaaacatgaactGAACCTGAGGCAATAGTTTAACTTGAGAATTACAGGGGTTCACAACAGAATAAGGCGAAAGGAGGGAGCAATGTTTGGGGTCATcaacaaaaagggaaaaaaaaaaattagtcaaaGGAGAATTAAGCTTGACAAATTAACATTCATGTGTTTCGactttttgaatactggtataaagttTTCCCTTTGAACTGACATTTAAGCCTGGTAAACTAGTCATCTTGCACATATGATCTTTTGATGTAGCAAAGAGATGTTATAATTACATGGTTggatatttcttaaaaaaaaaaaaaaaaaacaccctttTTCATAGTCTCAAGAATAAGGTAATCAAAAGAGTTCGCTAGTATGCTTCAGGCATGATCAGAAAATATGACTTAGAGCTTTGGAAATGTGGAGGCAGGATCCGGAGAGGTTGTGGCCTTCATATGAAACTGAGAGCTTTTACTGATGCATTTGCAATGAGGCAATTGTAGTGCCAAAGCTTGTCAGATGTCTCCCTATTCAATTGCATTAAGCAAACAGGGTTAATATTGGttgtagatccattcaactgaggcAAATTTTTAGCCAAGTCAATCGTCTCCATGACTGggtgaattaagaaaattgagccaagatcagttgCAGATGTGGCAAGTATCAAAAACATGGCCAGAtgaaagatgaggttattgatcacagaGGCACTAGGGGAAAAGATTCAGGCATTTCCatcattcattaccatacattcCATACATTGCATAGAAACATGTAGCAACATATCCCTATGTTCTAGCACCACGGTAGACAGCATACATGCACTACTGCATTTTAGTCATACTCCTCTTGTCATGCATCTCTTTTGATCATTATCCAAACAACCTTTGTCTCACTAATGTTTGAGTTGTTACTGCATAcgctatagctcgggttcctacacccggtgcaagtcacccttttgtgaactatagctcgggttcctacgccCGGTACAAGTCACCCttagtgaactatagctcgggttcctacacccggtgcaagtcacccttttgtGAACTATAGATCGGGTTCCTAcgcccggtgcaagtcacccttagtgaactatagctcgggttcctacacccggtgcaagtaacccttccatgaactatagctcgggttcctacacccggtacaagtcaccatccgtgaactatagctcgggttcctacacccagtgcaagtcaccctttcgtgaactatagctcgggttcctacacccggtgcaagtcacccctcgtgaactatagctcgggttcctacacccgttgcaagtcacccctcgtgaactatagctcgggttcctacactcggtgcaagtcacccttctgtgaactatagctcgggttcctacacccggtgcaagtcaccatctgtgaactatagctcgggttccaacacccggtgcgagtcaccctttcgtgaactatagctcgggttcctacacccagtgcaagtcacccctcgtgaactatagctcgggttcctacacccggtgcaagtcacccttccgtgaactatagctcgggttcctacgccCGGTGCAAGTAATTGTCCGTGctctatagctcgggttcctacacctggtgcaagtcaccctcttgaactatagctcgggttcctacactcgacgcaagtcattctcatgtgctctcaagcatacatgcaaattggttttcacaaatcattttggtctcttttgttacattgggcccggtccaaaatcagcgtcttttatctttgcaggcttgttgctacaaataacgtaggagaattcctacttttacgttgaagcgacgaagcctacaaagaggggcagctgtagacaccccatttttacccaggcccaatatatgtattactattattattattattgttattttattattattattattattattattattttatttattcttattattattattattattaataatttccactaatcttattattattattattattattattattattattattattattttctttattattattattattattttttttcattagtattattaatattacttttatttttattttttacttctattttattattattatttattattttcattattatttttaattttttttatcattattattagtatttttattactactattactattattttaattattattattattattattattatttttcattagtattattcttattacttttatttttatttctatttatattgtttattattattattattattattattattattatttatcattttcattattattgacattatttttaattattattattattagtatttttacctttattattactattattattattattttatttatttatttatctttgttattactattattattattattattttattattattat
This window of the Malania oleifera isolate guangnan ecotype guangnan chromosome 6, ASM2987363v1, whole genome shotgun sequence genome carries:
- the LOC131158527 gene encoding uncharacterized protein LOC131158527 → MARWQMLLTEYDITYVTRKAIKGSIIAEYLADRAVNDYQSMEFDFSDQDIDSIDQEKEGNVGWMMLFDGVTNVWGHGIGAVLVSPEGKYYPVTAKLTFPCTNNIAEYEACVLGLQAAIDRGIKKLIVKGDSALVIYQLTGKWETRDSKLIPYQEFIQEMMQEFDAISFSHLQRESNLIPDALATLAALFKVESGIEIEPIRIRMHREPAYCIMTKDADGKPWFHDIKTYIQWKEYPIGASNNDRKTIRRLAMGFFLDGEILYKRNHDMTLLRCVELQEARQIIQEVHDGVCGTHARGHSWPEKSLGVDTIG